In Sander lucioperca isolate FBNREF2018 chromosome 12, SLUC_FBN_1.2, whole genome shotgun sequence, one DNA window encodes the following:
- the dnajc16 gene encoding dnaJ homolog subfamily C member 16 — translation MAGSKMSVPLAVVVVLSVLLTGATHAGPEMDPYKILGVTRSASQAEIKKVYKRLAKEWHPDKNKNPGAEDMFIKITKSYEILSSEDKRANYDRYGQTDDTQPYGNGRYGQHQDTFNFDESFYNFPFNSKTQRDFADSKYTLHFKQYVNDVVPDSSKRPYLIKITSDWCFSCIHIEPVWKEVVEEMETLGVGIGVVDVGNERRLANHLGAHRTPSILGVLNGKVTFFHYAVAKEHLRQFVEDLLPQRLVEWVTDKNDLHFLNSWHELNKPHVLLFDQVPVVPLLYKLTAFAYKDYLQFGYVDQGLSETANLQKQFNINTYAPTMLIFKESTDKPADIIQAKGMKKQIIDEFVSNNKFLLVPRLVNQKLFDELCPVKQFHRRRKYCVLLMTGDEESFSLGNQAFLSFASTNTKEVVRFAYVYQRLQQPLCDTLMQNKDSAPPLAQVVILERRNAAGKALFKPVTAWNGSEEDKQCLLEELERLQKDPSILVHDAMLPELNNEFASMFVIRWIYACYDYLSEVIDDILHNNWREMMPLLSLIFSALFILFGTVVIQAFSDSSEDKQTKPKAKDGTKAENGSPGNSSASSRPPKKNFVEVTELTDITYMSNLVKLRPGHINIVLVLTDASKNILLSKFAKEVYSFTGSLTLHFSFLNIDKHGEWMNTLLEYAQDAMQIGADEGDAGNHEMDYTGYVLALNGHKKYLCLFKPVYTGEDLDSKSSEDEGATSGGRLRATSRDDHPPRRSNRSRSLSTLQIHHKLDRLGLWMERLMEGTLPRYYIPTWPGLDKITPSK, via the exons ATGGCAGGGTCAAAGATGTCTGTGCCACTGGCTGTAGTGGTGGTCCTCTCAGTGCTGCTGACAGGGGCAACCCATGCTGGGCCTGAGATGGATCCATACAAAATCTTAGGAGTAACCAGGAGTGCAAGCCAGGCTGAGATCAAGAAGGTCTATAAGCGTCTTGCAAAAGAATG GCAtcctgacaaaaacaaaaatccaggtGCCGAGGACATGTTTATCAAGATTACCAAATCTTATGAG ATCCTTTCCAGTGAAGACAAACGTGCCAATTATGACCGTTACGGGCAGACTGATGACACCCAGCCATACGGCAACGGTCGCTACGGTCAGCACCAGGACACCTTTAACTTCGATGAGTCCTTCTACAACTTTCCCTTCAACAGCAAGACCCAAAGGGACTTTGCTGACAGCAAGTACACGTTGCACTTTAAGCAGTATGTCAATGACGTGGTGCCTGACAGCTCCAAGAGACCATACCTGATAAAGATCACCTCTGACTGGTGCTTCAGCTGCATCCACATCGAGCCTGTATGGAAAGAGGTGGTGGAGGAGATGGAGACTCTAG GTGTTGGGATAGGTGTGGTGGATGTTGGCAATGAGAGACGATTAGCAAATCACCTCGGTGCTCATCGCACCCCATCAATTCTCGGAGTCCTAAATGGCAAAGTGACGTTTTTCCATTACGCTGTAGCAAAGGAGCACCTGAGACAGTTTGTAGAAGACCTTCTTCCTCAGAGACTTGTGGAATGG GTCACAGACAAGAATGACCTGCACTTCTTGAACAGCTGGCATGAGCTCAACAAGCCACACGTGCTTCTGTTTGACCAAGTGCCTGTAGTTCCTCTGCTTTACAAA ctgacagcttttgcttatAAGGACTACTTGCAGTTTGGCTATGTGGACCAGGGCCTTTCAGAGACCGCTAATCTGCAGAAACAGTTCAATATTAACACTTATGCTCCAACTATGTTGATCTTCAAAGAGAGCACTGACAAGCCTGCTGACATTATACAG GCTAAAGGAATGAAAAAGCAAATTATCGATGAGTTCGTGTCAAACAACAAATTCCTCCTTGTGCCACGGCTGGTCAATCAGAAGCTCTTTGATGAGCTCTGTCCTGTCAAACAGTTCCATAGACGCAGAAA ATACTGTGTCCTGCTGATGACAGGTGACGAAGAGTCCTTTTCTCTCGGGAACCAGGCGTTTCTTTCATTTGCCTCTACCAATACCAAGGAAGTTGTGAGATTTGCTTATGTGTACCAACGGCTCCAGCAACCTCTTTGTGACACTCTCATGCAGAACAAGGACAGTGCACCGCCACTAGCACAG GTGGTGATCCTGGAGAGGCGTAACGCTGCAGGGAAGGCCTTGTTCAAGCCAGTGACCGCCTGGAACGGCAGTGAGGAAGACAAGCAGTGTCTTCTGGAGGAGCTGGAGCGACTACAGAAAGACCCGTCCATCCTCGTCCATGACGCCATGCTGCCCGAACTTAACAACGAGTTTGCCTCT ATGTTTGTAATCCGATGGATCTATGCATGTTACGATTACCTCTCTGAAGTCATCGATGATATTCTGCATAACAACTG GCGTGAGATGATGCCTCTTCTGTCCCTCATCTTCTCTGCCTTGTTCATCTTGTTTGGAACTGTGGTCATCCAGGCCTTCAG TGACTCAAGTGAAGACAAGCAGACTAAACCGAAGGCAAAAGATGGAACAAAAGCAGAGAATGGGTCACCCGGGAACAGTAGTGCTTCAAG TCGGCCTCCCAAGAAGAATTTTGTGGAGGTGACGGAGCTGACAGATATCACTTACATGAGCAACCTGGTGAAGCTGAGGCCGGGACACATTAACATAGTGCTGGTGCTCACGGACGCCTCCAAGAACATCCTCCTTAGCAAGTTTGCCAAAGAGGTGTACTCCTTCACTGG GAGCCTGACGTTGCATTTCTCCTTCCTGAATATTGACAAGCACGGCGAGTGGATGAACACACTGCTGGAATATGCCCAGGACGCCATGCAGATCGGTGCGGACGAGGGTGACGCAGGAAACCACGAGATGGACTACACCGGCTACGTGCTGGCTCTTAATGGCCACAAAAAGTACCTTTGTCTGTTTAAGCCTGTCTACACCGGGGAAGACCTTGACAGTAAGTCATCTGAGGATGAAGGGGCCACTTCAGGGGGGAGGTTGAGGGCCACTTCACGTGACGACCACCCGCCACGCAGATCCAACCGTTCCCGCAGCTTATCCACCCTGCAGATCCACCACAAACTGGACCGTCTAGGGTTGTGGATGGAAAGGCTCATGGAAGGCACTTTGCCTCGCTACTACATCCCTACGTGGCCAGGACTTGACAAAATCACCCCCAGTAAATAG